In a single window of the Terriglobia bacterium genome:
- a CDS encoding DUF2268 domain-containing protein, with protein sequence MRWLCFVVLSCAVACAQTPADTNPFQNHDPEKTLITDDDVTLFWKAYDHWKNDLKGDPAKLPEALQTGYLDKGSQGVKDFMAGRIENAKHLSAVVLKYQPAYESARRNNAKIQGLLPEIRGNFVKLKQLYPDAIFPPVYFVIGALSTGGTQSRHGLIIGAEMLSGENPYSIELDGVGLVMHELAHYQQKHPDNDLLAKCMREGTADFVAELVSGHNLDARIKVYGDSHEEQLWIKFQRDISRNENLDDWLYNGGKEGLKFPPDLGYYVGYKISQALYESAKDKSTALRMIIEMRDPQKIYELSGYGKRFSNQAVN encoded by the coding sequence ATGCGTTGGCTGTGCTTTGTAGTTCTGTCATGTGCGGTTGCGTGCGCCCAGACGCCCGCGGACACAAACCCTTTCCAAAATCACGATCCTGAGAAAACCCTGATCACGGACGACGATGTGACGCTTTTCTGGAAAGCCTATGACCATTGGAAAAATGATTTGAAAGGCGATCCAGCAAAGCTCCCCGAAGCGCTGCAGACGGGATACCTCGATAAAGGTTCACAAGGCGTGAAGGACTTTATGGCTGGGAGGATCGAAAACGCTAAGCACTTGAGCGCGGTCGTGCTGAAATACCAGCCCGCTTACGAAAGTGCGCGGCGCAACAATGCCAAGATCCAAGGCCTGCTGCCGGAGATCCGAGGGAACTTTGTCAAGCTGAAGCAGCTTTATCCGGATGCCATCTTTCCGCCGGTTTATTTCGTAATCGGGGCCCTGAGTACAGGAGGGACGCAGAGCAGGCATGGACTGATCATCGGGGCGGAGATGTTGTCCGGCGAAAATCCATATTCCATCGAACTCGATGGCGTGGGGTTGGTGATGCACGAACTCGCGCATTATCAGCAGAAGCATCCCGATAACGACCTGTTGGCCAAATGCATGCGCGAGGGCACAGCTGATTTTGTGGCCGAACTGGTGAGCGGCCACAACCTCGACGCGCGCATCAAGGTTTACGGAGATTCGCACGAGGAACAGCTCTGGATCAAGTTTCAGCGGGACATCAGCCGGAATGAGAATCTGGATGATTGGCTCTACAACGGCGGAAAAGAAGGCCTCAAGTTCCCGCCCGACCTGGGCTATTACGTGGGATATAAGATTTCCCAGGCGCTGTATGAGTCAGCTAAAGACAAGAGCACGGCCCTGAGAATGATTATTGAAATGCGCGATCCGCAGAAAATTTATGAGCTGAGCGGCTACGGCAAGCGCTTCAGCAATCAGGCGGTGAATTAG
- a CDS encoding MBL fold metallo-hydrolase, translating to MKLQLVRHATLLLDYAGMKVLVDPMLSEAGAMAAIQNSPQPRPNPLVPLPFPVEQVLDGVQLVLVTHTHRDHWDDAAIQLVPKDLPLLCQPEDMHKMEAVHFVNASPVHDMKHWSHICITRTPAQHGSGEIARAMAPSSGYVLTSAGEPTLYITGDTIWYDQVAETIKQFSPQVIVANAGAAQFLHGDPITMTAGDVVRVCRAAPRAQVIAVHMEAINHCLLTREELAKKAESAGVRVIIPDDGEEMQCG from the coding sequence ATGAAGTTGCAACTCGTCCGCCATGCCACGCTATTGCTGGATTATGCGGGGATGAAGGTCCTGGTTGATCCGATGCTGAGCGAAGCGGGAGCCATGGCGGCCATTCAGAATTCGCCGCAGCCGCGGCCGAATCCGCTGGTGCCGCTGCCGTTTCCCGTCGAACAAGTCCTTGATGGCGTGCAACTGGTGCTGGTAACGCATACGCATCGCGACCACTGGGACGATGCGGCGATCCAGCTTGTGCCCAAAGACCTGCCGCTGCTGTGCCAGCCGGAGGACATGCACAAGATGGAAGCAGTGCATTTTGTGAATGCCTCGCCGGTGCATGATATGAAGCACTGGAGCCACATCTGCATTACGCGCACGCCGGCGCAGCATGGATCGGGAGAGATTGCGCGTGCCATGGCGCCTTCCAGTGGATACGTGCTCACCAGCGCAGGCGAGCCTACGCTTTACATCACCGGCGACACCATCTGGTATGACCAGGTGGCAGAGACGATCAAACAATTCAGCCCCCAGGTGATTGTGGCGAATGCCGGCGCAGCGCAGTTTCTGCATGGCGATCCCATTACCATGACAGCCGGAGACGTTGTCCGCGTCTGCCGGGCAGCGCCGCGTGCGCAGGTGATCGCAGTCCACATGGAAGCCATCAATCACTGCTTGCTCACGCGGGAAGAACTGGCCAAGAAGGCGGAGAGCGCGGGCGTGCGGGTGATCATCCCTGATGATGGTGAAGAGATGCAGTGCGGGTAA